AGTAGATAAAATCACCATTGTTTGTGTGCTAGCAACAACTTCAATTTCGTTGATAGTATCCATGATCAATTTTTGATACGAAGAGATATCTTCCGCAATTACTTTTAGTAAAAAATCACAAGATCCCGTAACGTGGTGGCATTCAACAATTTGCGGTACTTTGTTTATGACAGCAGTAAATGTTTCAATAATAGATTTTCGGTGACCTGATAATGTTACTTGAACAAATGTAAGTACACCTAAGCCTACCTTAAACCTATCTAATTGTGCGTGGTAGCTTTGAATAATTCCTGATTGTTCTAATTTCTTTACCCTCTCTAGAGTTGGTGCAGGAGAAAGGCCGACATCCTTAGAAAGCTGAGCGTTGGTTATCTTACCATTTGCTTGAAGTATATCAAGTAGCTTATGGTCAATGGTATCTAATTTAACTTTTGACATTTAGTATTGTTGAATGTTGCGAAATTATATTTGGTGTAAATATAATTAAACAATTTAAAAGTTTTTAAAATGTCGAAAGAATTATAATTGGGAATCAGTAGAAATACGGATGTTTTTGCAAATATGCTTTGGATATATATTGAAAATCGAAAAATGGTTCTAAAAATAAAGCTATTTCCTAATGTATTTGCTGTGAAATAGTTTGTTTTATGAATAATTATATTTGGTAATTGCCAATAAAGAGTGATTTCTCTTTGGTTTTGAGAGGAATTCTAACTTTGGGCCTAGAGAATTAAATTTTTAAAGGCCATTTATGACAGACTAAAATCTGAAAAATTGGAATAAAATACTTTAGCCATTAGAACTAGAGCAACTCCAAAGTAGGATCCCAAAAAACTTCGGTAAAGTTTTCGATCTTACTATCTACGATTACTATTCCTTCTTTTTCTAAGCGTTCTTGCATTGTTGTTGGAGTTATGAAGTGGAATCTACCACTTAATTCCCCCAGCCTATTGACTACTCTGTGAGCTGGTACATCGTCCAAAGTGTGTGCAGCATTCATTGCCCAGCCTACAAGTCTTGCTCCTGATTTGGCTCCAAAATATTTGGCAATTGCACCGTAGCTAGTCACTCGTCCTTCTGGAATGAGTTTTACTACTTCGTATATTTCTGCAAATCTGTTATTCTCCTTCAATTTCTTCTCTCAATTGTTCGTACCAGTCTTCGCCGTAGGCTCGTTCTAGTGGTTCTTTTAAGAATTTGTATAACGGTACTCCTAGTTCTTTTCCTAAATCACAAGCAGGACTGCAAATGTTCCAGCGATCATAATTGATTGCGTGGTAAGATTCATATTTTGTGACGCGGATAGGGTAGAGGTGACATGAAATAGGTTTTTGAAAATCTATTTTTTTATCATTGTAAGCCTGTTCTATTCCACATTTCAGAATACCTTTTTCGTCATAAATAGAATAGGCACATTCCTTTCCATTTATTGTAGGGGTAGAATAGTCTCCTTCAAAATCCTTTATGTAAGTTCCTTGTTCTTTTACAGCTTGTCTGCCTTCCTCGGTTAAATATGGAGCAACCTTGTCGTAGATATCTTCCATAACAGGTAGTTCTACATCTTCTAGTGGTGCACCTAGGTCACCTTCAACACAACATGCCCCTTTGCATTTTTTTAGATTACAGACAAAGAAATTGTCTTTGATATCGTCGGTAATGCAAGTTTCATCTATTAAAATCATGGATTGTCTTTTCGGACTGCAAATTATAAAAAAAGGCGGTAGAATTATCCACCGCCTTCAATTATAGCTTAATACCTTTTATCTTATTTCTAAAATTTGACCAACTGATATTGTATTGGAGGTCATATTGTTCCAAGCTTTTAATTGTCCAACAGTAGTATTATGCTGCCTAGAAATACTATAAAGCGTTTCTCCAGCTTTTACAACATGCGTTCCTGCTGACGAGGTGGAACTCTGGCTACTTTCAGTGTCTCCGCTTACCTTTAACCTTTGGCCAACGCTAATTGTATTTGAGCTTAATCCATTTTTGTTTTTAAGCTCATCTACAGACATTCCGTATCTATTCGAAATACTAAATAGTGTTTCTCCCGAGCTTACAGTATGGTAAGATGTGGAAGAGTTGTTAGTTGGTGTTGGAGTATTGCTAGGTGAACTTCGTACAATTTCAACTTCTGGTTGACTGTTTTTTGATACGTTTAAAACCTGATCAAAAAGTAATACATCTGATGAAGTCATTCTATTTAGTGCTCTCAATTCAGCAACAGTAAGGCCGTACCTTTTTGAAATACTAAATAGAGTTTCACCTTTCGCTACTCGGTGAGTTTTGTTTTCTCCATTGTAAGTAATTACGGATGTTGCTTTTTCTGAATTTTCAGTTCTATTGTTATATACCGGCTTTGTTGGTGTTGAATTACTAAAAACGCTACTCTCTTGATCAACGGAAGTTTTCTTCTCAACTTTTGATTCAATTAGCGGTTTTTGAGTCTCAGGAGTAACTTTTCTTGGTATAGGTTTTTCTTCAACTATCAATGGAGTACTTTCTTCTATGATAGTTGTTTCTACCTTCGGTGTAGGCTTCTCTTTATTATACTCTGTTACAACTGGAAGCTCTTTTTCTGGCTTTTCTACTGGAATGGCTTCTTTTATGATTTCTACTGGTGTATTCTTAGGTCTTTTCTTTTGCAACCAAATCACTCTACCTGGTTGAAGCCTTTGTACAGAACTTAGTCTATTATATTTCAGTAAATGCTTAAGTTGTATGCCATACATTTGAGAAATGTCCCAAAGTGTTTGATCTGAAGTTACAGTATGGAATTGTATTTTTGCTTTTTTGCCTTTTGCTTGTAAGTAGTAGACTTGGCCAGTTTTTACCATGTCT
This portion of the Spirosomataceae bacterium TFI 002 genome encodes:
- a CDS encoding DNA-binding transcriptional regulator, Lrp family codes for the protein MSKVKLDTIDHKLLDILQANGKITNAQLSKDVGLSPAPTLERVKKLEQSGIIQSYHAQLDRFKVGLGVLTFVQVTLSGHRKSIIETFTAVINKVPQIVECHHVTGSCDFLLKVIAEDISSYQKLIMDTINEIEVVASTQTMVILSTIKNSKVLPVP
- a CDS encoding methylated-DNA-protein-cysteine methyltransferase related protein — its product is MKENNRFAEIYEVVKLIPEGRVTSYGAIAKYFGAKSGARLVGWAMNAAHTLDDVPAHRVVNRLGELSGRFHFITPTTMQERLEKEGIVIVDSKIENFTEVFWDPTLELL